Part of the Quercus lobata isolate SW786 chromosome 6, ValleyOak3.0 Primary Assembly, whole genome shotgun sequence genome, GCTAGCACACATACTTAATGATCCCAGCACACTTCGTCAGACACTTGAAGCTGCAAGAAACCCAGAACTCATGCGTGAGATGATGCGCAATACTGATAGAGCAATGAGCAATATTGAGTCTTCTCCTGAGGGATTCAATATGTTGAGGCGAATGTATGAAAATGTTCAAGAGCCATTCCTGAATGCCACAACAATGGCTGGGAATGCTGGAAATGATAATGCGAACCCATTTGCTGCTCTTCTGGGGACCCAAGGTGTGGACCAAGCAAGAAATCCGTCAACTACACCCTCAACCACTAGTTCTGAGACAACTACTGGCTCTCCTGCTCCCAATACTAATCCACTACCAAATCCTTGGACTGCTACTGCTGGTAAGATTTCACTCTCTTACTTCTGCTCTTCTTCTGGATGCTTTTATCGTCTTTTGGGGTAATTTTAGTGTTGCAGCATATAAGATTAACCTCTATTCTTCCTTCAGATAATATGTCATATCCTAATGCAATGCAGAAGTTTAGTTTCACTGATCTACAAAGAGGAGAAAAAGATACATGTTTGTATCTTTTCCGTAAAGCTATGAACTTCAGTGTTTTTCCCTAGTATCCACAGTACTAATTGAATATGTTGTTTTGAGTTATCCCTTTGACAAATTTGTTACCAATGTCTATGGAAAATGGGAAACGTCACATGGTTTCTAAGAATCTAATTTCTTTGTGATTTAAATTGCTGCCCCTTAAAggttattgataaataaaagtactgtagatattTTTGTTGCCATtgagctctagctcaattgGTATTTCTTCCCCTTGTAAGAGTGAGGTGGAGGGTGTGTACCCTCATGTTGTGGCCCATCAGTGCATGTGTAGTTTACCAATAAAAAGTACTCTAAATCTTTTCTTCCTCTGACTtaaaaataggatttttttttcttctaatttgtTTTCTGCTGTTCGAAGATGTTAACTTgaatattgttaaaaaattgtcaccaataaaTAGTTAACTCAATTATGTGAAACTAGCAGCTGGAGGTGCCCCAACTAGCACCACGAGGTCAAATCCTACTGGGGATGCTAGATCTCAGACACCCGCTGGCTTAGGTGGACTTGGTCTTCCAGGGCTTGAAGGCATGTTTGGTGCCATGCAGGATACCACTTTAGTCAATCAGATGATGCAAAATCCAGCTATGTCACAGATGATGCAAAGCCTCCTTTCAAACCCTCAATATATGAACCAggtatttaattattatatagttCAGGATCTTACTAGATCAGCACCAAAGACATTATTATTTGCATCAGCATGTTATACAATTCACTTATTAAGTATAAGTTGTACTTGAGGTCAACTTGTGTCTCTAACGTTACTCAACTTTCAGATTCTTGGTCTCAATCCCCAGCTACGCAGCATGCTTGATTCCAATTCTCAACTAAGGGAAATGATGCAAAACCCAGAATTTCTTCGTCAGTTAACTTCTCCTGAAACAATGCAGGTACATTGTTATAAAGTTCTTCAGCAGTTGACACGTGCTCTCGAATGGTTTCTTTCTTGCTCATACACGCATACACAGACACACACCCTCATGCTGTGCAAACACGTCTACCCAGCAGTTCCCTTCTTAGACACATCTCCATATGCTCATCTCTGTGAACAGTGAACACGTTTATGTATAGTGTCGGTATGCATTCAAAGTTGCTAGTTATTACTTACAATAAAAAGTCTTGGTTTGCATGAATGATGGTTGACTTGGGAAATAGTTCTTGTATTATTTACTTCAGTAATTTGGCATATAAATTCCTTCTGGTGATAAGCTGAAGTCAattccatgttttttttttttttaattttttaaaattttttattttgcttcttATATTTGTGTTGatctctctctgcctctctctctctcagcaaCTCTTGACTTTTCAACAAGCTCTTATGTCTCAGCTTGGTCGGCAACAGTCAACCCAGTAAGTGGTGACATAATCTTTGCCTGTTTTCCTTTCTGTAGATCAGCAACAACATTTAAAAAGTCCAAAAAGTAGGTGCAAGATGGGTAAATCCTATAATGGAAAATCAATGATGGCTAGGATTATCtaagaaatatgaaaaaaagatacaaagtaGTAGAAGGCAATCCTCAAAGCCATAAGAATATGATCTTCTAAAACGTGCTTCAAatatacttattaaaaaaaagtgcttcaaaTATGCACAGATAGTTCATTACCTTTTAAAAATTCtcctagttttctttttattttctaattgcTTCGTACTATGCAAAGTTGTGGAGCTTGCCGAACTTAAAGCTTCTCTCTTCACAAATTGTAGTAGTTGTCAGGATCATATGATACGTGATACAAAGTTCCATATCGTATCAGCGTATCGTAAGTGCTCATGAATCGTACGATATAGTGTGCGTATTATATGAATCGTATAAAtagacaaatgctttaaaatgaaattttttgttaaaatttgtacttttatttgaatctaacaagttgcTAGACTTGtatttaacacaaaattattaggttacttaatttagcctaattaaataacatattcataagttttttcCCCCCACTTTCTTCTACAAAATTTGGACTATACAGTACACACTTACActtcactttaatatttacaatttattttctgtacTATGAATAAGATGTTAATtgacaattaattatttttatttttgttgttattgttattagtccaagaaactagaatgccaagaagatttttttttaattattaaaataaaaagaacaagaagagatagtaaatgttaatgatgatgaagaaaattttaatcaaGAAATAAGTTTGCAAAATGATAAATATGATGATAGCATTGACTTAGATGGGGTTGATTAGGCaatattatgaatataaattattatttctgggttatttataatatattatcacttctgaatttaagcaatttgaatgtgtatgttataaacacatgctagtttgatttatttagttagcttgttTATTCTCacataagtgatgaataaattagtcaatagttgaatatattcaaaatttataataaacatatcctttatatatgtatatctataattttttataaattttattaagggTTTGTGTATCTTACAATATACGATACATGATACAGAAACATCAAAAATTGATTcacgttttgacaactatgaATTGTACATGCTTCGCCATGTGATAGTGACACTGCTTTTCCTGATTAGTTCTTGTCATTAGTTTCTTCCCCTATCTTCTATTAACTTGTTTCATAATGCAGGGAACAGGGTCAGACTGCTGGTGGAGGTACAGGTATGCAAGTCAATCTTTGACATTTGGTCTAAGAAAAAAACCTTTGAACTTCTGTTTGCTTCTTTGGCCAATCTTCTATTATTTTCATTGGTAAAATCTAGCGGCATAGTGCCTGCAAGGGCATGTCTTCTAGATGTTGGTTCCTGTTAGAAACCTCCAACATATAATTGCTGGATTGCATCATTTGGGACATCTGCATACAATAGGTGCTCTCAGTTAAATGGGGTGGCTCTTAGCTAAACATCTCTAGACATTAATTTTGAGTGAGTGGGAAGTTCTATATCTTTATAGTAAGAAGGaattggttcttttttttggtagttggGGGGGTGTTGGGAGGATATTTAGGATTTTTCTGCAGTAATAGAGGgctttatttttgtcattttcttgaGGAAGGCCTTTGTGTCAAACCCCTGGAAAGATGGCAAAATTTAGTTATGATGGAAAATATTTGTTCTTCCCTTTCCCCtcagattatttattttttacaatggGTTGTTTGTTAATGTTTTCACTGGGTCATTGAACAACGTAGGATTGGAGATGTTGATGAACATGTTTGGTGGACTCGGAGCTGGCAGCCTGGCTGTTCCCAACAGATCTAACGGTTACTATACTCTcctgtcttttcttttctttctaattccTTTTCTTAATGGATATCTTGTTGCTTATGTTTGTTTGGTACTTATTCTGTTTATCTTCCCAGCGCCACCGGAAGAACTCTACGCCACCCAGCTGTCACAGCTTCAAGAAATGGGTTTCTTTGACACACAAGAGAATATACGGGCATTGATTGCCACTGCTGGAAATGTTCATGCAGCAGTAGAGCGACTGTTGGGGAACTCTGGTCAGTAGTTTCTTGTTATTATCCAATTTTATCTGATGATGTTGCCTGCTGGCTTGCTGAAATCGGTTGCTTTGGACCTGAGTTGTATTCAAGCCTCATATATTTGTTGCAAATAAGTCCAAAGTATGTTAGCAAGAGTTGCAAAGTTAGTGTAGGTTATCATCCTTGTGCtgttctctctatctctttctctagaGGTATGGCCGGCAGGAGTTTCTTGTACATACTTAATATTAAGATGCGACATGTGATCATATGAATTGTTTGCCACATTATTAACTAAATTGGAATTTGTgacatttttgttatatttccttttcaatttctttttatctttagAAGTATGTagtgttttaacaaaatttatctaACAACTGCTGATTGGTATTTTGCAATACCTATTTTTAGGTCTCTCCTTGGATGTATTTTATCCTCTTATTGCTTGTTAATTTTCTGGACTATGTGGGAATGaggtagagaaagaaaaggaaagaaacttaaattaatgaAGGCAGTACCATAATTTTATGTGCAAGTCTCTTCTAACATTGATTCTGTTGCTTCCTAATGatccatttggattgagggagagggagatggagagggagagggagtagaggagaggagagtagagttgaccaaaactaatttatttttaacaaactTTACACTACTCCCCTTCTTTCCcccttcaatccaaacaggGCCCTAAAAGTCCCATGGTCCATGGGATGGCATTGCAAATGAGTTggtccttctctctttctttgtatttattttttgctatctatctttcttctctcttcattaGGGGAAAGGGCgtggttgaaacttgaaagcatTGGCCATATAGCCCAATGATGGGTCTTGTTAAGTTTCAATATCACCGTGTGTTTTGAAGTTTGGTGAATTGGTGTGGTGCGAAAAGctacttaatatatatacacatgttatttaattaataaataaataaaaaactaaaaaaatgtgaaatttgtttGGTCGTTTTATTCAAAATGACATTGAATTATGTTTAGTTTAACttgaaataatttaatattgtcTATAATTCTTAAAAgacttaaaagaaaattggaaaaaaataaacacacatatatattataataatgtcatgaaattatttatttatttaaaatctttGTTGGATAGGAGAAGAGAATTTGTAATTGTTGGTTGTTTTGTTGGCAAAGATAAACTAAAGGGTAAATTGTAAATCGTACCCTTAAAGTTTgaaggtgtttggattttacactttgaaatttcaaattttagattttactcTAAAATTTGAAGTATTTGGATTATACACTTTGATGTTTCATAATTTCGATTTTACCCTATAAAATTGGAAAGTGTTGGGATTTTACACttcaaaattctaaaactttagggtgtaaaatccgaACACTCTCAAACTCTAGAGAGTATCCAATCACCCTTAAAATATAGggagtaaaatttaaaatttgaaatgttagagggtaaaatctaaattttaaaattttagggtgtaaaatgcAATTACCCTCAAACTTTATGggtgtaattttcaatttatcctAATctaaattatggaaaaaattaatatcttaaAACACGGCTGCTTATGGATCTACAATTCTACACATAACACATGTTCAAAGATAAACTAAATTTCGGAGAAATTAATATCTTAAACTATGCCTTATGGATCTACACATAACACATTTAAAGgttgttttaacaattttattttataactaaatCAGAATATATATGAAGAATGACCTTCATCGCATGATTTAGTAATGattaattttgattaattttctaAAGACGGTATtgtgaatttaatttattaaagtaaagacaaaattatagaattttaaatgtttaatgCATTCAAAGTCTACGTTAAATTAAtgaattaaatagaaaaataaaatttctaacaaaataaatcaataaaaaatgaacATGAACATAATCGTTAATAACGTACTTAGAAAGTTAGGGCTTCACCCTTGTAAAGGAAAGGCTCCTAGCAAAGCCATTACATCAAATAAAtcctaaaaattgaaaaaataacttttaaattatttttattttatttttttatcagaaACTTGAACCTTACCCCTATCCCCTCTCATCCTACAAaaatttatacttgtgaagtaaTTATAACGTCAAGGATGTGCTTTAcacttgtttatttttatttttatttatttatttatttttaagatagataaaattttactatagtctaatctaagtatacTTGTGGTAtcttaattttgttattaagGCCGTCAATGTTGTACATTTAAAGTTGTCATAATGAACTCTTAAATAACTCTaaaaatcctattacaagtataatttttatatggAGAAAAAAATCTATGACTTCCTGGCTCTAATTGACCACCTCCTTTACCTTCCTTAAATGTCAAAATTTGGAAGTCCttgtaaaaatacaatttttttagcCCTATTAATCAACGTTCCAACGTAACTTGTTTTGCCTTAATATGATATTTAAGCCATCTCccctatgtgtgtgtgtgttaaaaatatatagtattcttaaaaaaaaaaagatatttaagCCAAAAGTTAC contains:
- the LOC115995128 gene encoding ubiquitin domain-containing protein DSK2b-like isoform X1: MGGDGAVDDANESNGGDGVNINIRCSNGSKFSVQISLDSSVGSFKSILAEKSDTPTDQQRLIYKGRILKDDQTLQSYGLEADHTVHLVRGFSPAAASNPAGGTNPGVPNTTQSNARSVGSNEGEALGGAGFGASLFPGLGINGMGGGGNGGGIGGNGLFGAGLPDFEQVQQQLTRNPNIMREIMNMPVVQNLMNNPDVMRNLIMNNPQMREIIDRNPELAHILNDPSTLRQTLEAARNPELMREMMRNTDRAMSNIESSPEGFNMLRRMYENVQEPFLNATTMAGNAGNDNANPFAALLGTQGVDQARNPSTTPSTTSSETTTGSPAPNTNPLPNPWTATAAAGGAPTSTTRSNPTGDARSQTPAGLGGLGLPGLEGMFGAMQDTTLVNQMMQNPAMSQMMQSLLSNPQYMNQILGLNPQLRSMLDSNSQLREMMQNPEFLRQLTSPETMQQLLTFQQALMSQLGRQQSTQEQGQTAGGGTGLEMLMNMFGGLGAGSLAVPNRSNAPPEELYATQLSQLQEMGFFDTQENIRALIATAGNVHAAVERLLGNSGQ
- the LOC115995128 gene encoding ubiquitin domain-containing protein DSK2b-like isoform X2 → MGGDGAVDDANESNGGDGVNINIRCSNGSKFSVQISLDSSVGSFKSILAEKSDTPTDQQRLIYKGRILKDDQTLQSYGLEADHTVHLVRGFSPAAASNPAGGTNPGVPNTTQSNARSVGSNEGEALGGAGFGASLFPGLGINGMGGGGNGGGIGGNGLFGAGLPDFEQVQQQLTRNPNIMREIMNMPVVQNLMNNPDVMRNLIMNNPQMREIIDRNPELAHILNDPSTLRQTLEAARNPELMREMMRNTDRAMSNIESSPEGFNMLRRMYENVQEPFLNATTMAGNAGNDNANPFAALLGTQGVDQARNPSTTPSTTSSETTTGSPAPNTNPLPNPWTATAAGGAPTSTTRSNPTGDARSQTPAGLGGLGLPGLEGMFGAMQDTTLVNQMMQNPAMSQMMQSLLSNPQYMNQILGLNPQLRSMLDSNSQLREMMQNPEFLRQLTSPETMQQLLTFQQALMSQLGRQQSTQEQGQTAGGGTGLEMLMNMFGGLGAGSLAVPNRSNAPPEELYATQLSQLQEMGFFDTQENIRALIATAGNVHAAVERLLGNSGQ